The SAR324 cluster bacterium sequence GAACGGGGTTTGTGAAGAAATTCTCAAGCCTCCCATTGTGGAAAGGAGATCTTATGATTGATCAGTATCATCGTAATATCAACAAACTCCGTATTTCTGTTACGGAAGCCTGCAATCTTGGTTGTGTTTATTGTGTGGAAAGTCCGACAGTTCACCGTGTCAATCCACAGCAGTTATCCTCCCCGCAGATCCTCAAACTGGTTCAATTGCTGGTACATCATGCCGGTATTGAAACAATCCGAATTACAGGTGGCGAACCTCTGCTTTTCAACAATTTGCCTGAATTGGTTGAGGGCATTGCACAGTTACCGGTCAGCAGCATTGGTCTGACTACCAGCGGACAACAACTCGCATCTAAAGCAAAAATTCTGAAACAGCGTGGCTTGAGTCGTGTCAATGTGAGTATTGATTCTGTGGATCCTGATACTTTCAAAAAACTGACACGGACAGGACATCTGGAAAAAACCATTGATGGGATTCATGCGGCATTGGACGCTGGGTTGAAGGTCAAATTGAACACGGTGGTGATGCGTGGAGAAAACGACGTGGAATTGCTGAACCTGCTGGAATTTGCGTTGAATCTGAAGGTGGAAATTCGCTTTCTGGAACTCATGCGGATGGGGCCCTTGTATCAGAACGACTGTTCAAAATTTGTTTCAATGAATGAAATGCTGACAAACATCCGTCAACGTTATTCATTTGTGTCGGATCAGGGAGAGTCCGATGATACCGCGGTTTATTATAAAACACCGATGGGGCGATTTGGTGTGATTGCCAACGAAAGTGCGCCTTTTTGTAGCCGATGCTCTCGCTTGCGTCTTGCGTCTGATGGAACCTTGTTTGGTTGTCTCAGCCATCCCCTGGGGGTGCCTATCCGGCACTTATTGACTGCCGAGACTCCTGAACCGCTGGTGATGGCGGCAGTTCAGGAAGCAATTTCCGTTAAAAGAACAGTCCATTTTACGGGGTCCCGATTGAGGATGTCACAAATCGGCGGATGATGGACTCAGGATGTTTTTTTTTTATCCTGTTCCAGCATACCGGAAGTCTCGGGATTTTGATCAAGTTCAGTTCCTTCCCGTGTTGATTTTTTGAAATTGCTGATCATTTTACCCACACCTTCACCAATCATTGGCAAGCGTTTGGCGCCAAACAAAATGACGACAATGCTCAAAATGACCAATAATTCCCACATTCCCAAGCCAAACATATTTCTCCTTGAATATTATTGATAAGCTAGAGCTTTCTTGTGAAGGCTCCCTCGTGTTTTCAACGTTCTTCGCACGATTGCCATAGCCTATGTTGCCCCCTCATGAGGTTCAAGTCGAATTATGAGACAGGCCATATTGTTCATCCACAGGGGTACTAATCCGCAATGATCCGAAATATCCTGAAAACTCCTATTGTGAATTGGTCATGTTTTTGCAATTTTAAGTGATAGTCATTTTGAAATGATTTTCTTTATTAAATATAGGAACTATGGTCCAGGATCCAATTGATCTAAATGTTTTTTTTCAGCAATCCAGTGCTAAAAAAAGGGATTTCCCCTTGCTGATCCTGAACAGTATGAACCATCAGGTAGTCTATGCTCACACAGGCAGGGGTACCGGTTACGATAAAATTTTCAGCGTTTTTTTATCCTGGAAGGAACATCCCATATGGGGTGGATTGTTGTCGTCTTTGTCTAATTCCGACAACAAAACGGTGCAAAACTGGCTCGAAATTGTTTCTGATGAGACCTTGGTTGAGTTGATGATGCCCGAAGACATTGTGAAAATGGCACCATCTTTTACCATCACCTGGGAGAATGGACAAAATTATGAGATCCGGTTTGAAGCAATCAGAACCGGCAATATGTATCAGTATGTGATGGTTTGGCTGAAACCTCATGGAGAAACCCAGGAACAAAAACTGGCGGCCGAGATTATTGAACTCATGCGTGAACTCCGGCATCTTCCCAGAGAAATCCTGAAAAATTTAAGAGAATATCTCCCTGAAGCACAGGAAAGCCTGAGCCTCAAGCATTATGAAAAATTTTTCAGGGAACTAACCCTGATTGAACACATTGCCCGAAGTGTTCATGCGGCTAAAGGAACATTTTTCTTTCTCGGACTCACAACCATCGGCGATGTCTGCCATAATGTGGAAAGCCAACTGGAGCAACTGCGAGAAAACTGGGTGCCCGATCATGGAATCCAACCCATCAAAGATGTTTTAAATCAACTATTCTTACTGATTACCCTGACAGAGGGGATTATCACCAGAGTCCAGAATGAAACTACCGACAGTGAAAATGTCGTGATATCAGCGGATGCCTATTATGCGTTGCTGGAAAAATCGTCCCAGATCCAGCTTTCAATTCGTCAAAACCAGTTCAGCATCAGCGGAATTTCTGAACAATTGGCACTTCTACACCAGCAACTGATTGGCCTGGACAGTGTTCCACTGAGCAGCTTGTTTGAAAAACTCCATACCTCTACGTCAAAGCTTACCAAAGAACTGAATAAGTCAGCGGATTTTGTGGCTCATTGTGAGCATGATATTTACATTTCTCACAGGTTGATGGAAAGTTTATGGAACGCGTTTTATCAAATACTGAAAAATTCAATTGATCACGGCATTGAATCCGCAGATGCCCGCCAAAAAATTGGTAAACCTGCTTCTGCCAGGATTGTTTTATCCATCACTCTGTTGCCCGAGGCCTTGATTCTGTGTCTGGAAGATGATGGAAAAGGCATCAACCCTGCGGATATTCTAGCGACCGCTCGTCTCAAACAAATGATTT is a genomic window containing:
- the moaA gene encoding GTP 3',8-cyclase MoaA, which produces MIDQYHRNINKLRISVTEACNLGCVYCVESPTVHRVNPQQLSSPQILKLVQLLVHHAGIETIRITGGEPLLFNNLPELVEGIAQLPVSSIGLTTSGQQLASKAKILKQRGLSRVNVSIDSVDPDTFKKLTRTGHLEKTIDGIHAALDAGLKVKLNTVVMRGENDVELLNLLEFALNLKVEIRFLELMRMGPLYQNDCSKFVSMNEMLTNIRQRYSFVSDQGESDDTAVYYKTPMGRFGVIANESAPFCSRCSRLRLASDGTLFGCLSHPLGVPIRHLLTAETPEPLVMAAVQEAISVKRTVHFTGSRLRMSQIGG
- a CDS encoding twin-arginine translocase TatA/TatE family subunit, with the protein product MFGLGMWELLVILSIVVILFGAKRLPMIGEGVGKMISNFKKSTREGTELDQNPETSGMLEQDKKKTS
- a CDS encoding Hpt domain-containing protein gives rise to the protein MVQDPIDLNVFFQQSSAKKRDFPLLILNSMNHQVVYAHTGRGTGYDKIFSVFLSWKEHPIWGGLLSSLSNSDNKTVQNWLEIVSDETLVELMMPEDIVKMAPSFTITWENGQNYEIRFEAIRTGNMYQYVMVWLKPHGETQEQKLAAEIIELMRELRHLPREILKNLREYLPEAQESLSLKHYEKFFRELTLIEHIARSVHAAKGTFFFLGLTTIGDVCHNVESQLEQLRENWVPDHGIQPIKDVLNQLFLLITLTEGIITRVQNETTDSENVVISADAYYALLEKSSQIQLSIRQNQFSISGISEQLALLHQQLIGLDSVPLSSLFEKLHTSTSKLTKELNKSADFVAHCEHDIYISHRLMESLWNAFYQILKNSIDHGIESADARQKIGKPASARIVLSITLLPEALILCLEDDGKGINPADILATARLKQMISEQEADILEAEQNKQKIFDLLFLPRFTTQKKVTSVSGRGMGTNVIKEEVEKYRGSIAVDSIPGQWTKFVVRLPLEGNMIVVHEPQE